Part of the Lutra lutra chromosome 4, mLutLut1.2, whole genome shotgun sequence genome is shown below.
ctgGACATTGTAGATACAAATCTGTGTCCCTAAGAAGTCAGCATGGGCAACACTGGCCCCCATGCTCATGGACAGAGCCGAGGCAGCTGCTCTTTTAACACATTGGTGCACCTGTTCACTACCATGCCCAGGGCTCCCCAAGATACAACACATGCCCCTCACTTGACTCACTGTCGTTCTCCTAGGCCCTAACAACGCAAGTTTGATAACCCTAGTCTGACAAATACATGTTTTTACTTGCTCCTCCCTTGTTATTCCCGGAGCACTTCTATACACCTTCATTAAAGCACTTACCTCAATAGATTGTGGTAATTTGTTTAAATTCTGCCTTCTTCCCACCAGACTGTGAGCCCCTGAAGAACAGGGCCTATCCCTCACCCCTATAGCCCCCACACTTGGCATATGACTGGGACTCAAAAACTGCTGCTGTGGTCATAAATGAGTTAAGAAGCAGATGAATGAATGCTTTACTCAATTACACAGTAGTATGCAGCTAAAACTCACCAAAATGTAGATCATGGCctagaagacatttttttaaaaattatgaccgTAATAAGGAACAGTATAGATGCCATCTTTTATGCTGgtcaagtacattttaaaaacccatatGCCAAGAGATGATGCATTGTCTCTAGTCTTCTCATAGGGACAAGAAGCCAGCGGGAGGACAGCAGCAGattgacagtgattttttttttcctaaggataAATTGGCAAGGATGAAAACTGTCCTGTTCTGTCCATTAGTTGGGTGTTCTCTCATTAGGTGAGTTCCCCGCTAACCACCTATTCATCTCTACTTTGGATCTTCATCCCATACTTGGTCCCAATGAAAAGTAAACTTGGAAAAATTCAGAACTTTTAACACGTTGCCTTCAACATCCAATTGCATTCAACAATGAAACTCCAGGTTAAAAATTGTAGACACAGACtatgctttagaaaaaaattttagggcacctgggtggctcagtgggttaaagcctctgccttcagctcgggtcatgatcccagctgggatcatgatccacattgggctctctgctcagcagggagcctgcttcccttcctctctctctctctctctctctctctctctctgcctgcctctctgcctgcttgtgatctctctctgtgtgtcaaataaataaataaaatcttagaaaaaatttttaaagattttatttatttgagcaagagagaaagtaagagtgagagcatgagaggggaaagggtcagagggagaagcagactccccacggagctaggagcccaatgcgggactcgatcccaggactgtgggatcgtgacctgaactgaaggcagtggcttaaccaactgagccacctaggcgccctgatTTAGAAAATTTTTGCTGGATCACTTCCCAGCCATTTGGCTAAGACCAAGTGTAGAAAATTTCTGCTGGAGAGCCAAAAGCCTGTTTTCCAGGTATGGAAGCCTTTTTGGTTTGGGTCAAATGAAGTCCAACCACCTGAAACAGAGATCCCCAGGGATGATCTCTCATGTGGCACATCTACACAACCAGCATAAATTTACCTTCAATGTGTTGGTCCTCTTCATTAGTGTGACTTTTCCTGACCATTTCCATATCTGCTCCAATTTCTAGAATTCCCACTGGATGCTCCATGCTTCCAGCTATCATTCCTTCAAGTTGACTCTGCTCCATGTTTCTGGGACCTTCGGGAGTTTTCTGGAGCAACTCACTGTTTACAGCTGTTTCCACAAACTGACTTCCTTCCAACACTTCCGGTGTTTCACTCTCTCCGGGAATTGTTTCTAGAGGTTGGGACTGCTCATCTTTTCCCAACGTTTCTTGAAGTTGCCGCTCTCCAGCTGTTTCCACAAACTGACTTCCTTCCAGTACTTCTGGAGATTCCTTCTCCCTGGGAACTGTTTCTGGGAGTTGGGTCTGTTCACCTTTGCCCATTGCTTCTTGAGGTTGTGGCTCTCTGGCTACTTCCAGAGGAGGGATTTTCTCAGATGTTCCTAGAAGTTTCATCTGTCTGGCAGTTTGTGGATTCTCAGTACCCTCCACTGCTCCTGGAGAGCCCCTCTCTCCTGTGGCCCTCAAAGGCTTGGTGTACTTGGGGTCTGTTCCTCCAGATTCGGCCTCAGCATTTCCTTGTAAAGGCTGAGCCTCTGTCACCGCTCccatgtctttcttctttcctcccagaCCCGCAGTATCATCTTTGCCACCTGGCTGGGGTGGCCCTGACTCCTCGGGTCTGTCTAGAGGCTGAGCCTCTCCTGTGGATGCTGGTGGATCCGCAGCACTGTTTGCCAGGGGCCGTTCACGGACAGATTTAACACTGTTAGCTGTAGACACTACTGAAATCTTAAGCTTCTCAAAGCGGGGAGGACTTTCCTTTTCCACCTTGCCATAAAGAGTGGATTCTTTTCCCAGTGTCCGTGGTTTGGGTTGGGCAAAGCAGGACTCACTTTCTTCTGtgactgaaaaaaatacatatttaatgttactttttgatcattca
Proteins encoded:
- the ERICH5 gene encoding glutamate-rich protein 5 — translated: MGCSSSALNKAGDSSGLRREESESCFAQPKPRTLGKESTLYGKVEKESPPRFEKLKISVVSTANSVKSVRERPLANSAADPPASTGEAQPLDRPEESGPPQPGGKDDTAGLGGKKKDMGAVTEAQPLQGNAEAESGGTDPKYTKPLRATGERGSPGAVEGTENPQTARQMKLLGTSEKIPPLEVAREPQPQEAMGKGEQTQLPETVPREKESPEVLEGSQFVETAGERQLQETLGKDEQSQPLETIPGESETPEVLEGSQFVETAVNSELLQKTPEGPRNMEQSQLEGMIAGSMEHPVGILEIGADMEMVRKSHTNEEDQHIEGETGEKVGTEAENEKRSEGPGTKEEETGEAVDLSAAT